In Massilistercora timonensis, the following are encoded in one genomic region:
- a CDS encoding Gfo/Idh/MocA family oxidoreductase, producing MKKKVNWGVLGCAAIARVRTIPGLLQADNAHLLAVASRGMEKAEGLREQFGADRAYGSYEELLEDPDVDAVYIPLPNSLHCQWVEKAARAKKHILCEKPLALNEAQAQHMFEVCEEEGVLLMEAFAYRHAPLIQKVKQVIEEGAIGKVKYIESHLTDLLTDMGNIRMNKDLGGGSFYDMACYNISAISYLLGFKEPAEVKALAEMSPEYGVDVSNTAILKYEDGTQAVSYSSLNSYPRGYYCVVGEKGRIEVPCNFNCRYVQKFTVTTAGVVDNVEILEEKKTEHTVMCPDNYMLEILQFGRCILEGEAPLVSKKETLLNARILDQML from the coding sequence ATGAAGAAAAAAGTGAACTGGGGAGTTCTGGGCTGCGCTGCCATTGCGCGGGTCCGGACGATCCCCGGACTTTTACAGGCGGATAACGCCCATCTTCTGGCCGTGGCAAGCCGGGGGATGGAGAAGGCAGAAGGGCTGCGGGAGCAGTTTGGAGCAGACCGGGCATATGGAAGCTATGAAGAACTGCTGGAAGATCCGGATGTGGATGCGGTATATATTCCCCTTCCCAATTCCCTGCACTGCCAGTGGGTAGAGAAAGCGGCCAGAGCGAAGAAACACATTTTATGCGAGAAGCCGCTGGCACTGAATGAAGCGCAGGCACAGCATATGTTCGAAGTCTGCGAAGAAGAAGGCGTGCTTTTGATGGAGGCATTTGCCTACCGGCACGCGCCGCTGATCCAGAAGGTAAAACAGGTGATCGAAGAAGGCGCGATAGGGAAAGTAAAATACATAGAATCCCATCTGACGGATCTGCTTACCGACATGGGAAATATCCGGATGAATAAAGATCTGGGCGGCGGGTCCTTCTATGACATGGCCTGCTATAACATCAGCGCCATCAGCTATCTCCTGGGATTTAAAGAGCCTGCAGAGGTGAAGGCACTGGCGGAAATGAGCCCGGAGTACGGAGTGGATGTAAGTAATACCGCGATCCTGAAGTATGAAGACGGCACACAGGCAGTAAGCTATTCCTCCCTCAATTCCTATCCCAGAGGCTATTACTGCGTGGTAGGAGAAAAAGGCCGGATCGAAGTACCCTGTAACTTTAACTGCCGGTACGTGCAGAAATTTACCGTGACCACAGCAGGAGTTGTTGATAACGTAGAGATTCTGGAGGAAAAAAAGACCGAACACACCGTAATGTGCCCAGACAATTATATGCTGGAGATCCTGCAATTCGGCCGCTGTATTCTGGAAGGCGAGGCGCCGCTGG